GAGCGCGGATGTCGTGGAGGCGCCTTCGCTTTCCAGGCGGAGCAGCACGGAAATTTGCGAATGGGTCAGGTCGCCCACATCGGCCTGTTCACGCAGCCGTCGTTTCAACTTGCCGGCGAAGCCACGAAGCTCGCTCGCGAGGGCAACGGCGGCGGAGGGCGAGTTTTGATTGTTCACGCCACCGATCTACACGATACGAAGTTAGACTACAAAGCTGAACGACTGACCGGCTGACGCCGGTAGGATCATGGGGAGGGGCTGAAGCCTTCCTTGTGGGTATGCCGGTCGAGATATCGCATGATGATATCATCGGTGATGTTGCCGGAGGTCGTGGAGAAGTATCCTCTCTGCCAGAAGCGCTGACCCCAGTACCGTTTGCGGATATGCTCGAATTCCTGCTGGATCTTGCGGGACGATCGGCCCTTCGCGCGACGGACGAAGTCACTGACCGAGATATGCGGCGGGATCTCCACGAACATATGGACGTGATCGCTCGACAGCGCGCCATTGATGATCGTCACTCCCATCTCGGCACAGACCTGGCGGATGATCTCTCGGACACGGAGGCGCACTTCGCCCCGCAGCACCTTGAACCGATATTTCGGCGCCCAGACGAGATGATAGCGATGATGGAAGGTCGTGTGACAACCGGTTGAATACCCCATATCCAGTATCCTCGGGAAAAGTGAGACTTCACGCCTTCGGCGGTCTCACTTTTCCCGAGGATACTGGATATCGGCCGAGTCTAAGGCTGAAGCCAGCATCCGACTGAAGTCGGAGGGGTTTCTCCTGACCGAGGACTCTAAACTTCATATTCTGCTGTTGGGGGGCGATGCTGCTTCCAGTTTCAGCGCTCGCGCTCAGCTGCGATCCGCTTCTCGCAGGCTGCTGGACATCCAATCACGGCCCTGCAATGTGCGTTATAGATAATAGATTTACCCGTTCTGCCGAGCACGTGGAGTCGTTATGAAGGTTGCTCAATCCCCTAAGGCCATTGCGTTTCAGGCACTTATCGGACCCGATTATGAGGTTCTCGAGTTTGACGATTCGACCCGCAGCGCCGAGGAGGCAGCCAAGGCGATCGGTTGCTCCGTCGACCAGATAGCCAAGTCGATCATATTCGCTGGCTCGAAGTCCGGACGGTGCATCCTCGTGATCGCACCCGGCTCAAGTC
This genomic stretch from Sphingomonas panacis harbors:
- the tnpA gene encoding IS200/IS605 family transposase, producing MGYSTGCHTTFHHRYHLVWAPKYRFKVLRGEVRLRVREIIRQVCAEMGVTIINGALSSDHVHMFVEIPPHISVSDFVRRAKGRSSRKIQQEFEHIRKRYWGQRFWQRGYFSTTSGNITDDIIMRYLDRHTHKEGFSPSP